From a single Francisella halioticida genomic region:
- a CDS encoding IS3 family transposase, which yields MGIKALYPKKKTTVINKQDKKYPYLLNVFKNETNQVVIDKANKVWSADITYIRLECGYAYLVAIIDWHSKKILAWKISNTMDTHLTTSVLKEALFKYGKPDIFNSDQGTQYTAKEHIKILSDNKINKSMDAKGRSIDNIAIERFWRTLKYENVYPASYITMKEAKVGIKEYIDIYNNERLHSSIGYMTPDEVYSGILDAA from the coding sequence ATGGGTATTAAGGCATTGTATCCTAAAAAAAAGACAACTGTCATTAATAAGCAAGACAAGAAATATCCATACTTACTTAATGTATTTAAAAATGAGACGAATCAGGTTGTTATAGATAAAGCTAATAAGGTATGGAGTGCTGATATCACGTATATTAGACTAGAATGTGGGTATGCATATTTAGTAGCCATAATAGATTGGCATAGCAAGAAAATACTAGCTTGGAAGATTTCTAATACTATGGATACACATCTAACAACTAGTGTGTTAAAAGAAGCGTTATTTAAATATGGTAAACCTGATATCTTTAACTCTGATCAAGGAACTCAATATACAGCAAAAGAGCATATTAAAATATTATCTGATAATAAAATAAATAAATCTATGGATGCTAAAGGAAGATCTATAGATAATATTGCAATTGAGAGATTTTGGAGAACACTGAAATATGAAAATGTTTATCCGGCATCATATATAACTATGAAAGAGGCTAAAGTAGGTATCAAAGAATATATTGATATTTACAACAATGAAAGACTACATTCTAGTATTGGATATATGACTCCTGATGAAGTATATTCTGGTATTTTAGATGCTGCATAA
- a CDS encoding transposase: MSKKRVTYTADFKAKVIIELLEGDMTVNEIASKYDLLPKNVHNWKQQFLSNACLAFYKSSIVKEYKQEIDELRKDKDATSKKLVEVIVERDFLMGKLKSLVSSNDRVNSVDTKLELSLNNQLKLLSVSKSVYYYTPISKFSSNDDIRLLNAIDLIHTKHPYYGTRRLVKLLNRLGFLVGRKLIKSAM, encoded by the coding sequence ATGAGTAAAAAAAGAGTAACGTATACAGCTGATTTTAAAGCTAAAGTAATTATAGAATTGCTAGAAGGCGATATGACAGTTAATGAGATAGCAAGTAAGTATGATTTACTTCCTAAAAACGTGCATAATTGGAAGCAGCAATTTTTATCTAATGCTTGCTTAGCATTTTATAAAAGCTCTATTGTTAAGGAGTATAAGCAGGAAATAGATGAGCTTAGAAAAGATAAAGATGCAACAAGTAAAAAACTAGTCGAGGTAATAGTAGAGAGGGATTTTTTAATGGGAAAGCTAAAAAGCTTGGTATCATCAAATGATAGAGTAAACTCTGTAGATACTAAGCTAGAATTATCTTTAAATAATCAGCTTAAACTATTATCTGTATCTAAGAGTGTGTACTATTATACACCAATATCAAAATTTAGTAGTAATGATGATATTAGACTATTAAATGCAATAGATTTGATACATACTAAACATCCATATTATGGTACGAGAAGGCTAGTAAAGTTGCTAAATAGATTAGGATTTCTAGTTGGAAGGAAGCTAATCAAAAGTGCTATGTAA
- a CDS encoding FAD-dependent oxidoreductase: MELACELPVTLKKLTFELGLKPSSDLDVSIVDRGDVTYSLGKDPQKYIVDAFNLANIKCLNYASITEATQTKADKGSVTINDEVLEFNFIVSALGMKATNLNNLLDYDKDHANRIKVNHYLQTPNENIFIAGDAANVKVDDEHYAVMSCQQGRPQGRLAGHNAILHLLGISKMEEYYQPNYVTCVDLGEYGGLYTEGWERKVKKIGMEAKDIKKHINLERIYPPNRRDETGIFEEAGELQFITPHESHETTKKSK, from the coding sequence ATCGAACTTGCTTGCGAACTTCCTGTAACATTGAAAAAGCTAACTTTTGAACTAGGATTAAAACCATCATCTGATCTTGATGTTTCAATAGTCGATCGAGGAGATGTTACTTATTCATTAGGTAAAGATCCTCAGAAATACATTGTAGATGCATTTAATTTGGCTAACATTAAATGCTTAAACTATGCATCTATCACAGAAGCTACTCAAACTAAAGCGGATAAAGGATCTGTGACTATAAATGATGAAGTGCTTGAATTTAACTTTATTGTTTCTGCATTAGGTATGAAAGCAACAAATTTAAATAATCTATTAGACTACGACAAAGATCATGCAAATAGAATAAAAGTTAATCACTATCTACAAACTCCTAATGAAAATATCTTTATAGCTGGAGATGCTGCAAATGTAAAAGTTGATGATGAACATTATGCAGTAATGTCATGCCAACAAGGAAGACCTCAAGGAAGGCTTGCTGGACATAATGCAATATTACATTTATTAGGTATTTCAAAAATGGAAGAATATTATCAACCAAATTATGTAACATGTGTTGATTTAGGTGAATATGGTGGTTTATACACAGAAGGATGGGAAAGAAAAGTTAAAAAAATTGGCATGGAAGCTAAAGATATTAAAAAACATATTAACCTTGAAAGAATATACCCGCCTAATAGAAGAGATGAGACAGGTATTTTTGAAGAAGCTGGTGAGCTTCAATTTATCACTCCTCACGAGTCTCATGAAACTACAAAAAAGTCTAAATAA
- a CDS encoding carbonic anhydrase, with protein sequence MSDIAELIKGNREWAQEIERTNPGFFETLSKGQSPEYLWIGCSDSRVPANQVCGLVPGEVFVHRNIANVVSLTDLNCLSVLQFAIEVLKVKKIIVCGHYACGGVETVVKDKSYGLIDNWLTSIREIKEQNKKFIEETLSYLKDNEEEYMKKKVDMMCELNALHQALNLCKTTVVSDAWEKKGLDFTIHAAIYGVGDGKLYEIGGGVGSRAEMDATYAQAIKAIKSRYCE encoded by the coding sequence ATGAGTGATATAGCCGAGTTAATCAAAGGTAATAGAGAGTGGGCGCAAGAGATTGAAAGGACTAATCCTGGTTTTTTTGAAACACTATCGAAAGGGCAGTCTCCAGAGTATCTTTGGATAGGGTGCTCAGATAGTCGTGTACCTGCTAACCAAGTTTGTGGTCTTGTCCCTGGCGAAGTATTTGTACATCGTAATATTGCGAATGTTGTTTCACTTACAGATTTAAACTGTTTATCAGTGTTGCAATTTGCTATTGAAGTTCTTAAGGTTAAGAAAATTATTGTGTGTGGTCACTATGCTTGTGGTGGTGTGGAAACGGTTGTTAAAGATAAGAGTTATGGATTAATTGATAACTGGCTAACTTCTATCCGTGAAATAAAAGAACAGAACAAAAAGTTTATTGAAGAGACTCTTTCTTATCTAAAAGACAATGAGGAAGAGTATATGAAGAAAAAGGTTGATATGATGTGTGAGCTTAATGCACTTCATCAAGCTTTAAATCTTTGTAAAACCACAGTTGTAAGTGATGCTTGGGAGAAAAAAGGCTTAGATTTTACTATTCATGCGGCAATCTATGGTGTCGGTGATGGTAAGCTTTATGAAATAGGTGGTGGTGTTGGCTCAAGAGCTGAAATGGATGCTACTTACGCTCAAGCTATCAAAGCTATCAAGTCTAGATATTGCGAATAG
- the ansA gene encoding asparaginase, protein MENLSHKKILVLYTGGTIGMINTEQGYDVKPGYLTKTVEGIRDFYEYNMPEFKVKEYTNLIDSSNINPKRWVSLALDVIKNYKDYDGFVILHGTDTLAYTASVLSFMLGEIQKPVIVTGSQIPISKIRSDAISNILNSLIFACSDDIKEVCVYFNQRLMRGNRTTKISATDFEAFDSPNYSSLAKVGIDIEIKKRRLWQRSDNYDLPILETFGVPKIAILSVFPGMDNNILEAVLEPPLQGLILKTYGSGNMMDDPNIHKTLARANQRGVVIVNCTQCLYGSVKMQTYKIARGLVDVGVVSGYDMTDEAALGKLFYLLSQPGISQQQIKDAFNTSLQGEVTI, encoded by the coding sequence ATGGAAAATCTTAGCCATAAGAAGATTCTGGTTTTATACACTGGCGGCACTATTGGTATGATAAATACAGAGCAAGGATATGATGTTAAACCAGGATATTTAACAAAAACTGTCGAAGGTATTCGTGATTTTTATGAATATAATATGCCTGAGTTTAAAGTCAAAGAATATACAAATTTGATAGATTCATCAAATATAAATCCTAAAAGATGGGTGTCATTAGCTTTAGATGTAATAAAAAATTATAAAGATTATGATGGCTTTGTGATCTTACATGGCACGGATACTTTAGCTTATACAGCTTCAGTATTATCTTTTATGCTTGGTGAAATTCAAAAGCCTGTAATTGTAACAGGTTCACAAATTCCAATATCAAAAATAAGATCTGATGCAATATCAAATATTCTAAACAGTTTAATATTTGCTTGTAGTGATGATATTAAAGAAGTTTGTGTTTATTTTAATCAAAGGCTTATGAGAGGTAATAGAACTACAAAAATATCTGCTACAGATTTTGAAGCTTTTGACTCTCCAAACTATTCTAGCTTAGCAAAAGTTGGAATTGATATTGAAATTAAAAAAAGAAGGTTGTGGCAAAGATCTGATAATTATGATTTGCCAATATTAGAAACGTTTGGTGTACCAAAAATAGCAATCTTAAGTGTTTTCCCTGGTATGGATAATAATATATTAGAAGCAGTCCTTGAGCCACCGTTACAAGGCTTAATTTTAAAAACTTATGGTTCTGGAAATATGATGGATGATCCTAATATTCACAAGACGCTAGCAAGGGCTAATCAAAGAGGGGTTGTGATAGTTAACTGCACTCAATGTCTGTATGGAAGTGTAAAAATGCAAACTTATAAAATAGCTCGAGGACTTGTGGATGTTGGAGTTGTATCAGGATATGATATGACAGATGAAGCAGCGTTAGGCAAGCTTTTTTATTTACTTAGTCAACCTGGAATTTCTCAGCAGCAAATCAAGGATGCTTTTAATACTTCTTTGCAAGGTGAGGTAACAATATAG
- the rnhA gene encoding ribonuclease HI, protein MEMFSKKNNVVAYTDGACKGNPGIGGWGAILSYNGVEKEIYGAEKETTNNRMELLAAIKTLETLKRKCDITIFTDSKYLQNGINQWLKNWKANGWKTAAKKEVKNKDLWQELDTLSQVHNIAWNWVKGHSGNQGNEKADELANRAISELMEKNKNGKS, encoded by the coding sequence ATGGAGATGTTCAGCAAAAAAAATAATGTAGTAGCATATACTGATGGAGCTTGTAAAGGTAATCCTGGAATAGGTGGTTGGGGAGCTATACTTAGTTATAATGGTGTAGAGAAAGAGATATATGGTGCAGAGAAAGAAACCACTAATAATAGAATGGAGCTTTTAGCAGCTATAAAAACATTAGAGACTCTAAAAAGAAAATGTGATATTACTATTTTTACAGATTCTAAATATTTACAAAATGGTATTAATCAGTGGTTAAAAAACTGGAAAGCTAACGGTTGGAAAACGGCTGCTAAGAAAGAAGTAAAGAATAAAGATTTGTGGCAAGAGCTTGATACTTTGAGTCAAGTCCATAATATCGCTTGGAACTGGGTCAAAGGCCATAGTGGCAATCAAGGTAATGAAAAGGCAGATGAATTAGCAAATAGGGCTATTTCTGAGCTAATGGAGAAAAATAAAAATGGAAAATCTTAG